The following DNA comes from Paenibacillus crassostreae.
TTGGATACAAATGAAATTTTTGACACCTTTCCAGGGACTAACTGTTCTGTAAATCTGCCATAGCGCGTTATGACCATCCACCGGGTATCTCGTAACCTTCCTCACAACGTATTACTCCTGTTCTAACACAAGATATAAATCATTCATCGTATGCAACATATAGTCAGGATTATACTTTTTCAGAACTTCTTCGCCCTTCAGCGACCATGAGACGCCTGCAGACCTTACCCCTGCAGCATGAGCGGCTTGAAGATCAACAGCACTATCTCCAACCATTAGTGTCTTCATAGGGTCCGAACCAAGTTCATTTACTGCCTTCAGAACAGGTTCTGGATGAGGTTTCGGATTCACTACATCTTGAACGGTCACAATCGAACCCATATATTTCATAAGTCCAAACATCTCAAGCACTCTCAGGGTACCCGGTCGATTCTTAGTCGTTACAACTCCCATAGCAATCCCTTTAGCGTGTAGACCTTCTATAACTTCCATAACCTGTGGAAAAGGTTGTACGTTCTCATCATGATAGGTATCATAATAACTTCTATATTCCTTCACAAAGGGAGTAACATCATTAGTGCCTGTGAAATATTCAATTTGTTGCTCTAAAGTTATCCCCATTCTAGGAATAATATGTTCTCTTGTTAAAGGTGTTGGGACATGGTCTTTCAAAGCATGTATGAAAGCATTAATAATATGCTCATTCGTATCAATAATCGTTCCATCAAGATCAAATAAAATGGTGTCAATCATCAAATCGTTACTCCTTTTTAATATCCTTGAAAGACTCTTCCTCATGCAATACGCGATCAGAAGTAATTGTCTTCTTGGATGGCTTATCGTTCAGTGATGCTTCTGGCGTTTTATCAACAGAACCCTTGGTTGACACGATCGGGTCAAGATAACGTTCTATTGTTTGATCTGTTACACGTCGGTAGATAATAATTGCTACTGCAAATATAAAGAACAAGATAGCTAGTAGCTGCGATATTCTTACATTTCCATAATCAACATCCAAATAGCCATACTCAAATCCCAACCATCTCATTGGAGCCCACAATCCATCTACTAAAGATGCAAGCCAGTCTGGACCGTTGAAAGCTAGACTATCCGTACGTAGACCTTCAATAAAGAATCTTCCAATGGCATACCAAATGAAATAAGAAAGGAATAATTCCGCTGCCCGTAAAAACTTCTGCCGACGTAGAACCAATAGAATAACTAAACCTACAATGTTCCAAACGGATTCATATAAAAATGTCGGGTGATGAAATATACCTTGAACATTCATTTGATTGACAATGAAATCTGGTAAATGTAGCGTATCCTTTAAAAAAGATTGTTCCACTGGTCCACCATAGGCCTCTTGGTTAATGAAATTCCCCCAACGGCCAATGATTTGTCCAATGAGAAGCCCAGGCGCACAAATATCAACGATTCTCCAAAATTTGTATCCATGGTGACGGGTATAGAAGAATGCGAATATGATTGCGCCTATTAAGGCACCATAGATCGCTATACCTCCATTCCATATTTTGAACACATCCCATAGATTATCTTTATAATCTTCCCACGTGAAAGCAACATAATAAATACGTGCTCCAACAAGTGCAGAAGGAACGCCTATTAATAGAAGATCCATAAAGAATTCTGAAGAAATACCAAATCTACGACCTTCTCGCATAGCAAGCATAATCCCTGCCAAAGCACCTAATCCTAGAATTAGACCGTACCAATGAACCTGTAATGATCCAATCGAAAATACAACCGGATCTAGTAATAACGTTGCCATTTTATCACTCCTAATCCATATCATCCATATCTTCTGCAATCGTCGCTGTTAACTTATTAGTGAACTGAAGTGCAGCATTCAAACCCATCTTCTTCAATCGATAATTCATAGCTGCTACTTCAATAATTACTGCAAGGTTACGCCCTGGACGAACAGGAATCGTCACTAATGGAACATCCGTATCTATAATTCGCGTAGTTTCTTCATCTAATCCTAGACGATCATATTGTTTATCTTGCTGCCAATTCTCCAATCGAACAACTAATGTAATCCGCTTATTATTCCGGACAGCGCCTGCACCAAATAATGTCATGGCATTAATAATACCAACGCCACGAATCTCAAGTAAATGTCTGATTAACTCAGGTGCAGAACCAAAAAGCTGATTATCGGATGTCTGACGAATTTCTACTGCATCATCTGCTACAAGACGGTGCCCTCTTTTAACTAGTTCCAAGGCTGTCTCACTTTTACCAATACCACTAGTTCCTGTAATTAACATGCCGACACCATATACATCACATAATACACCATGGATCGTTGCTGTAGGAGCTAATTTTCTCTCTAGAAACCCAGTAATTCTACTAGATAGAATGGTTGTAGCCATGTTACTGCGCAAGACTGGTAAACTCTTCGCATTACTTACATCAATTAATTCCTGTGGAACCTCTAATGATCTTGTAACAACGATACATGGAGTTTCATCTGCACAAATTTTCTGCATGCGATCTACCTTTTCTTCATCTGTTAACATTTCGAAGAAAGCTAATTCAGTTTTACCAAGTAGTTGTACACGTTCTTTCGGGTGATATTCAAAATAGCCTGCCATTTCTAGACCAGGCCGATTTAAGTCGTCTACCGTTATCGTACGTTTAAGTCCCTGTTCTCCAGAAATAACTTCCATCTGGAATTGTTGCACTAGTTCTACCACTTTAACATTTTTAGGCATATTCTAACTTCCTCTCATCCATATTATCTATGTACTATGATGTATAGAGCATTTCCAAGGTAAAATATTGATTTTCACTGTACTTATCGTAAATGAAATCACTATCGAATGCAATCGCTGCCTATCTATCCTCCTTAATTATGAAATAGAAATGGGAAAAGGTACCCGATCATTAATCTCTTAATTGAGGGAAACTCCAATTGGGGATAATCCGATCAAGATAGACCAGTTTGTTATGATTTATGTATAAGCTCTAATGGAGTTCAAAAAGACCGCCCTTTCGGGCGGCCTTGGTCTGTACGAATCAACTTATTTCAAATTAATCTACAAGTAAAACATTCAATTGTGATTCTTTATCAAAGATATGAACCTTGTTCATATCAACTGCTAAGCGAACTGTCATACCATCACGAGTTGTTGAACGTCCATCAACACGAGCAATAACAGTATCAGTACCCAAACCACTCAAGTAAAGCAACATTTCATGTCCAAGATTCTCAGTTACATCTACAGTTGATGAGAAAATTGTGTTTGGTGATGCTTCTAGGAATACTGGTTCTTCATGAATATCTTCTGGGCGAACTCCCATAATTACTTCTTTACCGATCATACCTTTGTTCTTCAAGATTTGAGCTTTACCACCAGGAACTTCTACATCTAATCCATCAGATTTAAAGCGAACATTACCGTTAGACTCACTTAATGTACCATTGATGAAGTTCATTGTAGGTGATCCGATAAAGCCAGCTACGAATAGATTAGTTGGGCTATTATACAATTCTTCTGGCGAAGCAGCTTGTTGAATGATACCATCGTACATAACTACGATACGATCACCCATTGTCATAGCTTCTGTTTGGTCATGTGTTACATAGATACAAGTAGTTTCAAGGCGCTTAACCAGTTTAGTGATTTCAGCACGCATTTGACCACGAAGTTTCGCATCCAAGTTGGATAGAGGCTCATCCATCAAGAAGACTTGTGGATCACGAACAATCGCACGACCCAAGGCAACACGTTGACGTTGACCACCAGAAAGTGCCTTTGGTTTACGTTCAAGCAAATGCTCGATATCTAGAATTTTTGCTGCATCACGTACTTTTTTATCAATTTCATCTTTTTTCACTTTACGAAGTTTCAAACCAAATGCCATATTTTGATATACACTCATATGAGGGTACAATGCGTATGATTGGAATACCATCGCGATATCGCGATCCTTAGGAGCTACATCATTCACAACGCGGTCTCCGATATAAAGCTTACCATCCGAAATTTCTTCCAGACCAGCGATCATACGAAGTGTTGTAGATTTACCACAACCAGATGGTCCTACAAGAACCAAGAATTCCTTATCTTTAATATCAAGGTTGATATCTTCTACTGTTGCTTTATCTGCACCTGCGTATTTCTTGAAAATATGTTCTAAGCGTACTCCAGCCATTATATTGTCCCCCTATAAGAAATTATGAAATCGAATACATTTAATATAGTTATCTTACCCAAATTCAGCTAGACTGGCTATCCACAAACTGCACAAAAAACCTATTTTCTTTTCGTCACATTATACAATAGTATTGTAAGCTTAATCAGAACAGCATCACCAAATCTACGAACATCAAGCCCTGTCTCATGTTTGATCTTATCTAATCGATAGAGCAGCGTATTTCGATGAATATACATTCTCTTCGCCGTCTCACTAACATTACAGTCTAATTGAAAAAATGTCTCTAACGTCATTAGTGTCTCTGCATCAGTTAATTGAATGGAGTGATCCGCTACCTCTTCCAAGAACCGAGCACGCTGGCTCTCTGGGATACTAAAAACGAGGCGCTCAAGAACTAGCTCCCAAGGATAGTGAATCTGATCTGTAATATGGAATGTTTTCCCTAAAGTAATAGTTTCTCTTAACATCACAATCGTAGCTGGCAACCCATTCCTTGGATCCAAAGGGAGGGCAACCGATAGTTGAAACACCCCTACCCATTCACTAGCTACTAACTCATGTAGACCTACGCAGAAGGCAGAGAGGATTTCTGCATCTGTTTCCTCTTGGTCATCATCCTTCTCCTCAACTCCACCTAAGATTAACTCTTTGCGTGCTAATATAAGCCATTCATTCTCTTTCAAAGGAATCAATAATATTTCACCATCGAAATAGCTAATAAGTAATTTCTTTAACTGTATGTATGAAATAACGGGTGAATGAATACCTTCACTACTAAGGAGCAAGGGAACCATTCCTGAACTGATTCGTTTTTGTATGGCAAGATCTTCTGGTATTGGAACGTCTAGTTTGCCTAATTGAATTTGTCCTTGAATCCAAGAACTAATACTTTGAATATTTCTTTCTTCTTCCTCAAGAGGTGTTAAAGATGAAGTCGTCTGATCTCGCATATTAGCTAGAATAAGTTCCATGAATTGCACCTCTTCTAAACTCAAAGCATTTAATTCGCCCGCTAAGACTGACATCTTATCATCCTTACTATATAGAGGGAACCACACTTCGCCCTCGTTCACAACAGAATCCATAAGCGTACTATTCTTATAATTAAAAAAAGAGTTGGAGTCCTGTTTCGTTAATTCCTTAATCGTGAGAGGGATTCCTACAATTTCTTGTAACTTCAGCCGTAGTGCCTCCATCTTCATCATCATGTCATATCACCTACCACTTTATCTATTTTTTCATATCTTATCATATTCAGCCTTAAAAGAAGAGAAAACAAAAAGTCATCGACCCGTAAAGGTTGATGACTTTTTGTTTGTTGTGATGAGCCATGAAGGATTCGAACCTTCGACACCCTGATTAAAAGTCAGGTGCTCTACCAACTGAGCTAATGGCTCGTACAAATGGTGGAGGATGATGGATTCGAACCACCGAACTCGTAGAGAGCAGATTTACAGTCTGCCGTGTTTAGCCACTTCACTAATCCTCCAAGAAAATGGTGGCTCGGAACGGAATCGAACCGCCGACACAAGGATTTTCAGTCCTTTGCTCTACCGACTGAGCTACCGAGCCATATCAATATTTAAAAAAAAATGGCGGAACCGACGGGATTCGAACCCGCGATCTCCTGCGTGACAGGCAGGCATGTTAGGCCAACTACACCACGGTTCCACAATTTTCAAAAAAATGGTGCCGGCGAGAGGACTTGAACCCCCAACCTACTGATTACAAGTCAGTTGCTCTACCAGTTGAGCTACACCGGCAAGTGTAATGGATCTTGTACTATTGCTACCCTTAGATAAAGATGGTGGAGGCTGAGGGGATCGAACCCCCGACCCTCTGCTTGTAAGGCAGATGCTCTCCCAGCTGAGCTAAGCCTCCTGGGTATGTATGGTAGCGGCGAAGGGGATCGAACCCCCGACCTCACGGGTATGAACCGTACGCTCTAGCCAGCTGAGCTACACCGCCACAATATTATACATTTCATGAAAGATTAATGGCGGAGAGAGTGGGATTCGAACCCACGCACCGCTTACGCAGTCTAACCCCTTAGCAGAGGGTCCCCTTATAGCCACTTGGGTATCTCTCCAATTAAATCATGAATCAGAGATTGATTCCCTGAAAACTAGATACGAACGAATCTGCATTGAAACACTTGTCTCCGTAGTTCTTCCTTCGATGCAAAGCGTAACG
Coding sequences within:
- a CDS encoding PucR family transcriptional regulator, producing MMMKMEALRLKLQEIVGIPLTIKELTKQDSNSFFNYKNSTLMDSVVNEGEVWFPLYSKDDKMSVLAGELNALSLEEVQFMELILANMRDQTTSSLTPLEEEERNIQSISSWIQGQIQLGKLDVPIPEDLAIQKRISSGMVPLLLSSEGIHSPVISYIQLKKLLISYFDGEILLIPLKENEWLILARKELILGGVEEKDDDQEETDAEILSAFCVGLHELVASEWVGVFQLSVALPLDPRNGLPATIVMLRETITLGKTFHITDQIHYPWELVLERLVFSIPESQRARFLEEVADHSIQLTDAETLMTLETFFQLDCNVSETAKRMYIHRNTLLYRLDKIKHETGLDVRRFGDAVLIKLTILLYNVTKRK
- the lgt gene encoding prolipoprotein diacylglyceryl transferase; protein product: MATLLLDPVVFSIGSLQVHWYGLILGLGALAGIMLAMREGRRFGISSEFFMDLLLIGVPSALVGARIYYVAFTWEDYKDNLWDVFKIWNGGIAIYGALIGAIIFAFFYTRHHGYKFWRIVDICAPGLLIGQIIGRWGNFINQEAYGGPVEQSFLKDTLHLPDFIVNQMNVQGIFHHPTFLYESVWNIVGLVILLVLRRQKFLRAAELFLSYFIWYAIGRFFIEGLRTDSLAFNGPDWLASLVDGLWAPMRWLGFEYGYLDVDYGNVRISQLLAILFFIFAVAIIIYRRVTDQTIERYLDPIVSTKGSVDKTPEASLNDKPSKKTITSDRVLHEEESFKDIKKE
- the ppaX gene encoding pyrophosphatase PpaX, with product MIDTILFDLDGTIIDTNEHIINAFIHALKDHVPTPLTREHIIPRMGITLEQQIEYFTGTNDVTPFVKEYRSYYDTYHDENVQPFPQVMEVIEGLHAKGIAMGVVTTKNRPGTLRVLEMFGLMKYMGSIVTVQDVVNPKPHPEPVLKAVNELGSDPMKTLMVGDSAVDLQAAHAAGVRSAGVSWSLKGEEVLKKYNPDYMLHTMNDLYLVLEQE
- a CDS encoding ABC transporter ATP-binding protein, whose translation is MAGVRLEHIFKKYAGADKATVEDINLDIKDKEFLVLVGPSGCGKSTTLRMIAGLEEISDGKLYIGDRVVNDVAPKDRDIAMVFQSYALYPHMSVYQNMAFGLKLRKVKKDEIDKKVRDAAKILDIEHLLERKPKALSGGQRQRVALGRAIVRDPQVFLMDEPLSNLDAKLRGQMRAEITKLVKRLETTCIYVTHDQTEAMTMGDRIVVMYDGIIQQAASPEELYNSPTNLFVAGFIGSPTMNFINGTLSESNGNVRFKSDGLDVEVPGGKAQILKNKGMIGKEVIMGVRPEDIHEEPVFLEASPNTIFSSTVDVTENLGHEMLLYLSGLGTDTVIARVDGRSTTRDGMTVRLAVDMNKVHIFDKESQLNVLLVD
- the hprK gene encoding HPr(Ser) kinase/phosphatase, whose amino-acid sequence is MPKNVKVVELVQQFQMEVISGEQGLKRTITVDDLNRPGLEMAGYFEYHPKERVQLLGKTELAFFEMLTDEEKVDRMQKICADETPCIVVTRSLEVPQELIDVSNAKSLPVLRSNMATTILSSRITGFLERKLAPTATIHGVLCDVYGVGMLITGTSGIGKSETALELVKRGHRLVADDAVEIRQTSDNQLFGSAPELIRHLLEIRGVGIINAMTLFGAGAVRNNKRITLVVRLENWQQDKQYDRLGLDEETTRIIDTDVPLVTIPVRPGRNLAVIIEVAAMNYRLKKMGLNAALQFTNKLTATIAEDMDDMD